Proteins co-encoded in one Bremerella sp. TYQ1 genomic window:
- a CDS encoding cytochrome c oxidase subunit 3 family protein codes for MSAAVDSQDQAHHADGDHHGHSPFQAHHFETMQQQFDAGKLGIWLFLFTEILMFSGLFCAYLIYRYNHPEVFLYAHKQLDTTMGAINTVVLIVSSLSMAWAVRAAQLSQKKLLVAMLSVTLALAGVFLVIKYFEYTHKFDIGLYTGKSNIIYQVQHPADYQEVHEEVLAAQKKEAEEHKEEAEHAVAEAEHEDDHPEDHPEEHVDTHASHGDSHGHGHAGPEQFVDAPRNTQIFFGIYYMMTGLHGFHILFGMGAIGWLLYRSIRGDFSSEYFGPVDYVGLYWHLVDLIWIYLFPLLYLIRS; via the coding sequence ATGAGCGCCGCCGTCGACTCCCAAGATCAGGCCCATCATGCGGATGGCGACCATCACGGTCACAGTCCGTTCCAGGCTCACCACTTCGAAACAATGCAGCAGCAGTTCGATGCAGGTAAGCTTGGCATCTGGCTCTTTCTATTCACTGAAATCCTGATGTTCAGCGGCCTCTTCTGTGCGTACCTCATTTACCGGTACAACCATCCAGAAGTGTTCCTGTACGCTCATAAGCAGTTGGACACCACGATGGGTGCAATCAATACGGTTGTGCTTATCGTCAGCAGCTTGTCGATGGCTTGGGCTGTTCGTGCGGCTCAGCTTTCGCAGAAGAAGCTGCTCGTGGCGATGCTCAGCGTTACGCTCGCACTGGCTGGCGTCTTCTTGGTGATTAAGTACTTCGAGTACACCCATAAGTTCGACATCGGTTTGTACACCGGCAAGTCGAACATTATCTATCAAGTTCAGCACCCTGCCGATTATCAGGAAGTGCATGAAGAGGTGCTCGCCGCTCAGAAGAAAGAAGCGGAAGAGCACAAGGAAGAAGCGGAACACGCTGTCGCCGAAGCCGAGCACGAAGACGATCATCCCGAAGATCATCCCGAAGAGCATGTCGATACGCATGCCTCGCATGGCGACTCGCACGGGCACGGGCATGCTGGTCCGGAACAGTTCGTCGATGCTCCACGCAACACGCAAATTTTCTTTGGCATCTATTACATGATGACCGGCCTGCATGGTTTTCACATCCTCTTTGGAATGGGAGCTATCGGCTGGCTGTTGTATCGATCGATTCGCGGTGACTTCAGCAGCGAATACTTTGGTCCTGTTGACTACGTCGGGCTCTACTGGCACTTGGTCGACTTGATCTGGATTTACTTGTTCCCGCTGCTCTACCTCATTCGCTCCTAA
- a CDS encoding DUF2262 domain-containing protein, producing MSFHDDLFGQFELDDFDHFATDTKWREMEVELTLFTDTESEVPEALSVAHHLWSDADRWHAKMLDLIQDMVLPLKNNNWLEDGETPLEFESLQKRIMLGHIQVYPDRSFEFVFYDDGIFLEHDIVLQGSLDDGWKNFHLQG from the coding sequence ATGTCTTTTCATGATGACTTATTCGGGCAATTCGAGTTAGACGACTTCGACCACTTTGCCACCGATACGAAATGGCGCGAGATGGAAGTCGAGCTAACGCTATTCACCGATACGGAGTCGGAAGTCCCGGAAGCACTTTCAGTAGCCCACCACTTATGGTCTGACGCCGACCGCTGGCACGCCAAGATGCTGGACCTGATCCAGGACATGGTACTGCCGCTAAAGAACAATAACTGGCTGGAAGACGGCGAAACCCCTCTGGAATTCGAGTCCCTTCAAAAAAGAATCATGCTAGGGCACATTCAAGTCTATCCTGACCGAAGCTTTGAGTTCGTCTTCTACGATGACGGCATCTTCTTGGAGCACGATATCGTCCTGCAAGGCAGTCTCGACGATGGCTGGAAGAACTTTCATTTGCAGGGCTAA
- a CDS encoding TIGR01457 family HAD-type hydrolase codes for MSKGFLIDMDGVMYRGGQMIPGADTFIRQLREDGTPFLFLTNNSQRTRRDVVTKLARMGIEVEERQVFTCAMATARFLASQKPNGTAYVLGEGGLLNALHQNGYSVVDHDPDFVVVGEGRTLNWDQLETATQMILDGAKLIATNDDPNCPTSRGTRPGAGATIAFLEEATGRKALSIGKPSPLMMRMARKEIGLETSETVMIGDTMETDILGGVQMGYQTILVLSGGTRLEDIPKHPYQPDLIIDSVAELVRKNFEEPVTLRTPVTVPDDAANEFVASLRR; via the coding sequence ATGAGCAAGGGTTTTTTGATCGACATGGATGGTGTCATGTATCGCGGCGGCCAGATGATCCCTGGCGCGGATACGTTCATCCGACAACTGCGCGAAGACGGTACTCCGTTTCTGTTTCTCACCAACAACAGCCAACGCACGCGACGCGATGTGGTGACGAAACTGGCCCGCATGGGCATTGAAGTAGAAGAGCGTCAGGTGTTTACCTGTGCGATGGCAACCGCACGTTTCCTGGCCAGCCAGAAGCCAAACGGTACGGCCTACGTACTTGGCGAAGGGGGTCTGCTGAATGCCCTTCACCAGAATGGCTACTCGGTGGTCGACCACGACCCCGACTTTGTCGTCGTCGGCGAAGGTCGCACGCTCAATTGGGACCAGTTGGAAACGGCGACCCAAATGATTTTGGATGGTGCCAAGCTGATTGCTACGAACGACGATCCCAACTGCCCCACTTCGCGCGGTACGCGCCCGGGAGCAGGAGCAACGATCGCCTTTCTGGAAGAAGCGACCGGCCGAAAGGCTTTAAGCATCGGCAAGCCTAGCCCGCTGATGATGCGAATGGCTCGTAAAGAAATCGGCTTGGAAACTTCCGAGACCGTGATGATCGGCGACACCATGGAAACCGATATCCTGGGTGGCGTGCAGATGGGGTACCAGACGATTCTGGTTCTCTCAGGTGGGACTCGTTTGGAAGATATTCCGAAGCATCCGTACCAGCCCGACTTAATCATTGATTCGGTTGCGGAATTGGTTCGAAAGAACTTTGAAGAACCTGTCACGCTGCGAACTCCGGTCACGGTTCCGGACGACGCTGCCAACGAGTTTGTCGCTTCGCTTCGCCGTTAA
- a CDS encoding cytochrome c oxidase subunit 3: protein MLRSSFSSVTMRRDEYQAKFGFALFIASLTMFFLASIAAYGIIRFASDAPAISIGSFPPSLIVSTLSMFGVGFAMHMAVANVRRERQVPFRRWLYAATGIAVIFLVFQSLGLHALLEMHRDALNDGVTKQFGLMFFLVFVHALHVVGGLAFLSGVLFRAHSDGYDHEKHWGVDICALYWHFLDIVWIVMLAAFLLAR, encoded by the coding sequence ATGCTCAGGTCTTCTTTCTCATCGGTCACCATGCGTCGCGATGAATACCAAGCCAAATTCGGCTTTGCTTTATTCATCGCCTCGCTGACGATGTTCTTTCTCGCAAGCATCGCCGCTTATGGAATCATCCGATTTGCTTCGGATGCTCCAGCCATCTCGATTGGATCGTTTCCGCCGAGCTTGATTGTCAGCACGCTCAGCATGTTTGGTGTTGGCTTCGCGATGCACATGGCGGTTGCCAATGTTCGGCGAGAACGCCAGGTTCCCTTTCGACGCTGGCTTTACGCCGCGACAGGCATTGCGGTGATCTTCCTGGTCTTCCAGTCGCTCGGTCTGCATGCCCTGCTAGAGATGCATCGCGACGCACTCAATGATGGAGTGACCAAACAGTTCGGACTGATGTTCTTCCTCGTGTTCGTCCATGCACTGCATGTCGTCGGAGGTCTTGCTTTCCTGAGCGGTGTGCTCTTTCGAGCCCACTCCGATGGTTACGATCATGAAAAGCATTGGGGCGTCGATATCTGTGCTTTGTACTGGCACTTCCTAGACATCGTTTGGATCGTAATGCTTGCGGCCTTCTTGCTGGCCCGTTAA
- a CDS encoding cytochrome C oxidase subunit IV family protein produces the protein MSDPSTNHSDDHEHGLAHVMPIPILLGTFVALLFFTGLTVFLADQHLGEIDIWIALAIATIKAGLVATYFMHLRYDKPINVLFFLFCLGFVALFFSITLLDSEQYQPQIKEFYENTTVVTATETP, from the coding sequence ATGTCCGATCCATCGACCAATCATTCCGACGATCACGAACATGGCTTGGCCCACGTCATGCCGATTCCGATCTTACTCGGAACGTTCGTGGCTTTGCTGTTCTTCACCGGACTGACGGTCTTCCTGGCCGATCAACACCTTGGTGAGATCGATATTTGGATTGCCCTTGCGATCGCCACCATCAAGGCTGGTCTCGTCGCGACTTACTTCATGCACTTGCGGTACGACAAACCGATCAACGTGTTGTTCTTCCTGTTCTGCCTCGGATTCGTGGCCCTGTTCTTCAGCATTACATTGCTCGACTCGGAACAGTATCAGCCGCAGATCAAGGAGTTCTACGAAAACACGACGGTAGTCACCGCAACCGAAACGCCTTAG
- a CDS encoding chemotaxis protein CheB — translation MAHAESTGPAGGDHSSDRSRPPFSIVGIGASSGGLDALKKFFASVTQHQGVAFVVVQHLMPDHESLLPDILTKHTKLKVVPLENGQVAQAGHVYVAPPGQDVSIHSGEFHVAPSAESRGWRHPIDYFFRSLAQDQRQNAVGMILSGNGSDGTLGIREIKECGGMVMVQHPHEASHDSMPLNAMETGQADYVQPVAQLAKSLESYVDHNSLFDDAVIDPIQFVSELEEIQHLLKFHAEYDFKNYKHTTLLRRVQRRMGLTGVSDIREYVHLLKDRPEEIDALAQDLLICVTQFLRNPEVWESVVEKVIPKLLEDTGPREPIRIWVPGCATGEEAYTLAMLLCDAVGNRRDVRIQIFATDISNHALKTARAGVYPETIAADIKPEWARKYFTREADVFRVSKTIREMVVFAAHDLKGDPSFFRLDLISCRNLMIYLEPEAQAQILRKFHFALNPEGFLLLGSSETAGRFDPGFTAIDAHARIYQRAGDVGSTEMAVPSTSMPRRVVPQRKWFRGPQPPSLRELAAEQFWKSTKSVVLILNDKLQPVFVGGSGDRFLKIPEGEQRYTVYELVRPGLHLKLRGAIGRLDGEGNASFERVKVTQSDGSTLEVRGEVRKLTDPENKQRMIFVSLEEDPNGRNPLELNGELIDGDLSKISGDNQEEVVKSLERELLETREELSHTIEQLEQANEELRASHEEAMSVNEELQSGTEELEASREELQSLNEELTTLNVQLEDKLAELEATNNDLDNLISSTRIAVVFLDTEFRVRNFTPEAIDLFSLIRTDIGRPISDLAHKFTDGSFMDDAREVLKTLSPVEREVNTDQNRIFVRRLLPYRTYDNRIEGVVATFQDITDLKSIQGELTLQRQQLSLVADAMPVLIAYVDQDLKYQFANASYEKWFGVPIADVVGRPVWDVVGQHAYEVALPKIEQVMKGERVVWEGELPYRHGPARFVHVEYIPHASPDGQVIGYYALIQDISKRYEAEKALHESESRFRDLADNILQLAWTCDELGQVTWYNRRWYEFTGQTPEDAKGMGWADVHHPDHVERVKEIIADCAAKECMWQDTFPLRRHDGVYRWFLSRAVPIRDNEGNVIRWFGTNTDITEQMELEHALKEADRRKDEFLAMLAHELRNPLAPIRSGIDLLMMDPRSPQEPLEVMEEQVRHLVRLVDDLLDVSRITRGKVELRKENVQLQKVIRKAVNSIEPYAEQKNISCTVELPEEPIWLKADPVRLAQIFENLIINGVKYTEEGGQIDVTLRRQESKAIVSIQDNGIGIDTELMPRVFELFAQSSRSFDREPGGLGIGLTIVKSLVELHKGSVDVKSEGLGKGSEFIVQLPVLKKAPGENSAVTAIESSNEEKILVVDDNKSARHLLSRLLAALGNHEIQSAASGMEALDMVGEFHPSVVMLDIGLPMMDGYEVARRIRGVDTQNRILLVAVTGYGQSEDRQQSEAAGFDVHLVKPVGIEDLRKLMTHEKLQKEE, via the coding sequence ATGGCACATGCTGAATCGACCGGGCCAGCCGGAGGTGATCACTCGTCTGACCGTTCGCGTCCTCCTTTTTCCATCGTAGGAATCGGAGCGTCGTCTGGCGGACTCGATGCGCTGAAGAAGTTCTTTGCATCGGTCACGCAGCATCAGGGAGTGGCGTTTGTGGTGGTTCAGCATTTGATGCCGGACCACGAAAGCCTTCTGCCAGACATCTTAACGAAACATACCAAGCTGAAAGTCGTTCCGTTGGAGAACGGCCAAGTCGCCCAAGCGGGGCATGTCTATGTTGCACCGCCGGGACAAGATGTCAGCATCCACTCGGGCGAATTTCATGTTGCCCCCTCGGCCGAGTCGCGTGGGTGGCGGCACCCGATCGATTACTTCTTCCGAAGCCTCGCCCAAGATCAGCGGCAAAATGCGGTCGGGATGATTCTCTCCGGCAACGGCAGCGACGGGACATTGGGCATTCGAGAAATCAAAGAATGCGGCGGCATGGTGATGGTTCAGCATCCGCACGAAGCATCGCACGATTCCATGCCGCTCAATGCCATGGAGACTGGGCAAGCCGATTACGTTCAGCCGGTGGCGCAGTTGGCGAAGTCGCTGGAAAGCTATGTCGATCATAACTCGTTGTTCGACGACGCAGTGATCGATCCGATTCAGTTTGTTTCCGAACTGGAAGAGATCCAGCATCTGCTGAAGTTTCATGCGGAATACGACTTCAAGAATTACAAACACACCACGCTGCTGCGGCGAGTGCAGCGACGTATGGGACTGACCGGCGTCTCCGACATCCGCGAGTATGTCCATCTGCTGAAAGATCGCCCGGAAGAAATCGACGCCCTCGCGCAAGACTTGCTGATCTGCGTGACGCAGTTTCTACGAAATCCAGAAGTCTGGGAATCGGTTGTTGAAAAGGTGATTCCTAAGCTTCTGGAAGACACCGGGCCGCGCGAACCGATACGGATTTGGGTACCAGGCTGCGCAACAGGAGAAGAAGCCTACACGCTGGCGATGCTGCTGTGCGATGCCGTTGGCAATCGCCGAGACGTTCGCATTCAGATCTTTGCAACCGACATCAGTAATCATGCCCTGAAAACGGCTCGTGCTGGCGTTTATCCGGAAACGATCGCTGCCGATATCAAGCCAGAATGGGCAAGGAAATACTTCACGCGCGAAGCGGACGTATTTCGTGTTTCCAAGACCATCCGAGAAATGGTGGTCTTCGCCGCCCATGACTTGAAGGGAGATCCTTCATTCTTTCGGCTCGACTTGATCAGTTGCCGAAACCTAATGATTTACCTCGAACCGGAAGCTCAGGCCCAGATCTTGCGGAAGTTTCATTTCGCATTAAATCCCGAAGGCTTTCTACTGCTGGGAAGTTCCGAAACCGCAGGCAGGTTCGATCCAGGGTTCACGGCCATCGACGCGCATGCACGTATTTACCAGCGTGCTGGAGATGTCGGGTCGACCGAAATGGCGGTTCCTTCCACTTCGATGCCACGTCGAGTCGTGCCGCAGCGCAAGTGGTTTCGTGGTCCACAACCGCCGAGCCTCAGAGAACTCGCGGCAGAACAGTTTTGGAAATCGACGAAGTCCGTTGTGCTGATCTTGAACGACAAACTGCAGCCTGTGTTCGTGGGGGGCAGTGGCGATCGATTTCTCAAGATTCCAGAAGGAGAACAGCGGTACACCGTTTACGAGTTGGTGCGACCAGGCTTGCATTTGAAGCTGCGTGGTGCCATTGGACGTCTGGACGGTGAAGGCAACGCATCCTTCGAGCGAGTCAAAGTGACGCAAAGCGATGGCTCAACGCTGGAAGTACGTGGTGAAGTTCGCAAGCTGACCGATCCTGAGAATAAACAGCGGATGATCTTCGTCTCTTTAGAGGAAGATCCCAACGGACGAAACCCGCTGGAACTGAACGGCGAACTGATCGATGGAGATCTTTCCAAGATTAGTGGCGACAATCAGGAAGAAGTGGTCAAGTCGCTAGAGCGGGAACTGCTCGAAACGCGCGAAGAACTGAGCCACACCATCGAACAGCTCGAGCAAGCAAACGAAGAGTTGCGTGCTTCCCACGAGGAAGCAATGAGCGTCAACGAAGAGCTTCAATCAGGGACCGAAGAACTTGAAGCGTCGCGTGAAGAACTGCAATCGCTCAACGAAGAGCTCACGACCCTCAATGTTCAGCTGGAAGACAAGCTTGCCGAACTAGAGGCGACCAACAACGATCTGGATAACTTGATTTCCAGCACGCGTATCGCCGTTGTGTTTCTCGATACAGAGTTCCGTGTTCGCAACTTCACCCCGGAAGCGATCGATCTGTTCAGCCTGATTCGTACCGATATCGGTCGACCGATCAGCGACTTGGCCCACAAATTCACTGACGGTTCTTTCATGGACGATGCGCGGGAAGTGCTCAAAACGCTTTCCCCTGTCGAGCGAGAGGTGAACACCGATCAAAATCGAATCTTCGTGCGACGACTTTTGCCATATCGTACGTACGACAATCGAATTGAAGGGGTCGTTGCTACCTTCCAAGATATTACCGACTTGAAATCGATTCAGGGCGAACTGACTCTGCAGCGGCAGCAGCTTTCGCTCGTGGCCGATGCCATGCCGGTTCTGATTGCCTATGTCGATCAAGACTTGAAATATCAGTTCGCCAACGCAAGTTACGAAAAGTGGTTTGGCGTACCGATCGCGGATGTCGTGGGACGGCCGGTATGGGACGTTGTCGGGCAACATGCGTATGAAGTCGCCTTGCCGAAAATCGAACAGGTCATGAAAGGGGAGCGGGTCGTCTGGGAAGGAGAGCTGCCGTACCGCCACGGCCCGGCGAGATTCGTCCATGTCGAATACATTCCGCACGCTAGTCCCGATGGCCAGGTGATCGGCTACTACGCTTTGATTCAAGATATTTCAAAGCGTTACGAAGCAGAAAAAGCCTTGCATGAAAGTGAGTCTCGCTTCCGCGACTTGGCCGATAACATTTTGCAGTTGGCTTGGACGTGCGATGAACTGGGGCAAGTGACATGGTACAACCGCCGGTGGTATGAATTTACGGGGCAAACGCCCGAAGATGCCAAGGGAATGGGTTGGGCCGACGTCCATCACCCGGATCACGTTGAACGTGTTAAAGAGATCATTGCCGACTGTGCCGCCAAGGAGTGTATGTGGCAAGATACCTTCCCGCTGCGTCGGCACGATGGCGTTTACCGCTGGTTCCTTTCTCGAGCCGTTCCCATTCGTGACAACGAAGGCAACGTGATTCGATGGTTCGGAACCAATACCGACATCACCGAACAGATGGAACTGGAACACGCTTTGAAGGAGGCCGATCGTCGCAAAGATGAATTCCTGGCGATGCTGGCCCACGAACTGCGAAATCCACTGGCTCCGATTCGTAGCGGTATCGACTTGCTGATGATGGATCCGCGCAGCCCTCAGGAACCGCTGGAGGTGATGGAAGAGCAAGTTCGGCACCTCGTCCGCTTGGTCGACGACTTGCTCGATGTTTCTCGCATCACCCGAGGAAAAGTTGAGCTCCGCAAAGAAAACGTCCAGCTTCAAAAGGTCATCCGCAAAGCGGTTAATTCGATCGAACCGTATGCCGAACAAAAGAACATCAGTTGTACGGTCGAGCTGCCTGAGGAGCCGATCTGGCTCAAAGCCGATCCGGTGCGGCTCGCGCAGATTTTTGAGAACCTGATTATCAATGGCGTGAAGTACACCGAAGAAGGGGGCCAGATCGATGTCACCCTTCGCCGCCAGGAATCGAAGGCGATTGTTTCAATTCAGGACAACGGCATCGGTATCGATACCGAATTGATGCCGCGTGTGTTTGAACTGTTCGCCCAATCGTCACGTTCTTTCGATCGCGAGCCTGGCGGGCTCGGCATTGGTTTGACCATCGTCAAAAGCCTGGTGGAACTACACAAAGGTTCCGTCGACGTAAAAAGCGAAGGACTTGGAAAGGGAAGCGAGTTCATCGTTCAGCTTCCTGTCTTGAAGAAAGCACCGGGGGAAAACTCAGCCGTGACCGCGATCGAGAGCAGTAACGAAGAAAAAATCTTGGTTGTCGACGACAACAAGAGTGCACGTCATTTGCTCTCACGTTTGCTCGCCGCACTGGGCAATCACGAGATTCAATCGGCGGCCAGCGGTATGGAAGCCCTCGATATGGTCGGCGAGTTCCATCCTTCGGTCGTCATGCTTGACATCGGCTTGCCCATGATGGACGGGTACGAAGTCGCTCGCCGGATCCGTGGAGTTGATACGCAGAACCGAATTTTGCTTGTCGCTGTTACCGGGTATGGGCAAAGCGAAGATCGGCAGCAATCCGAGGCCGCAGGCTTCGATGTGCATCTGGTCAAACCGGTTGGTATTGAAGATCTACGCAAGCTGATGACGCACGAAAAGCTGCAAAAAGAAGAGTAA
- a CDS encoding slipin family protein, with product MWLFKKIKIRNFEVGLLFREGNFVGTLEPGTHRFFDPWNKINVDVYSQRDPYLHDEQLDVIVKSGVLKDRAMVVDLKQHQRALVWIDGRFDGVLGPGLYALWTTFRDVHVEMFDARDVRFEHADLKSISHEPTALIQLDICDVERECAGVLFVDGRYVETLSPGTYAFWRGPADARIVEVDLRETMIDVSGQDIMTLDKVTLRMNAVVTYQVLDAKKAVTATNDVKQALYREVQLALRSVVGARELDNLLTDKEAVAEELDTAVRGRSNELGLKLVSVGIRDVILPGEMKDLMNKVTEAKKAAEANLISRREETAAMRSQANTAKMLADSPTLMRLRELEVLEKIAAGGKLNVVLGEKGLADRVVNLL from the coding sequence ATGTGGTTGTTTAAGAAGATCAAGATTCGCAACTTTGAAGTCGGGCTGTTGTTCCGCGAAGGAAACTTCGTGGGCACTTTGGAACCTGGTACGCACCGATTCTTCGATCCTTGGAATAAGATCAACGTCGACGTGTATTCGCAGCGCGATCCTTACCTTCATGACGAGCAGCTAGACGTCATCGTGAAGTCAGGCGTGCTAAAGGACCGCGCAATGGTGGTCGACTTGAAGCAGCACCAGCGTGCGCTGGTTTGGATCGATGGCCGATTCGATGGTGTGTTGGGGCCTGGTCTTTACGCATTGTGGACGACGTTCCGTGATGTGCATGTAGAAATGTTCGATGCACGGGACGTGCGCTTCGAGCACGCAGACTTGAAGTCGATCTCGCACGAGCCAACGGCGCTGATCCAACTGGACATCTGCGACGTCGAGCGTGAATGCGCCGGCGTGCTGTTCGTCGATGGCCGTTACGTCGAAACGCTGAGCCCAGGTACGTACGCGTTCTGGCGAGGTCCAGCCGACGCACGGATTGTGGAAGTCGATCTGCGCGAAACGATGATCGACGTTTCTGGTCAGGACATCATGACCCTGGATAAGGTAACGCTGCGGATGAATGCCGTGGTGACGTACCAGGTATTGGATGCCAAGAAGGCCGTGACGGCGACCAACGATGTGAAGCAGGCATTGTACCGCGAGGTGCAGTTGGCTCTGCGAAGCGTTGTGGGTGCCCGAGAACTGGATAACCTTCTGACCGATAAGGAAGCCGTGGCGGAAGAACTCGACACAGCCGTACGTGGTCGGTCCAACGAGCTTGGTTTGAAGCTAGTAAGCGTAGGAATTCGCGACGTGATTCTACCAGGCGAAATGAAGGACCTGATGAACAAGGTGACCGAAGCCAAGAAGGCGGCGGAAGCCAACTTGATCTCGCGTCGCGAAGAAACGGCCGCGATGCGTAGCCAGGCCAACACGGCCAAGATGCTCGCCGATAGCCCAACGCTGATGCGTTTGCGAGAGCTGGAAGTTCTCGAGAAGATCGCAGCCGGTGGAAAGCTAAACGTCGTGCTAGGCGAGAAGGGTCTCGCCGATCGTGTCGTGAACTTGTTGTAA
- a CDS encoding ATP-binding cassette domain-containing protein produces MPLITLKNVRHSYHDRPLFTDVSFVLEPGQRVCLMGRNGAGKSTLLKILAGEVVPDDGEIALATGLTRAQMAQTVPTDDRGTVYDVVADGVGDLAEILREYHALTHQLAENPTDEAAKRLDELQHEIDTQDGWNLQNQIEQTLTKTGLDGELVFQKLSAGMKRRVLLARALVNEPDLLLLDEPTNHLDIDSIIWLEKLLMNISCSIVFVTHDRAFARKLATRVLDVDRGRVTSWSCGYDDFLKRKAASLEAEEKEQALFDKKLAQEEVWIRQGIKARRTRNEGRVRALKKMRDEYRDRRKHVGSVKMEAHVGDRSGQMVFKADDLAHRFGDLRIVNDFSTVIMRGDKVGIIGRNGIGKSTLLRILLGQMKPDSGQVKVGTNVQIAYFDQLQARLDPEQTLRENIGEGNEFVKINGKSKHVVGYLQEFLFTPEQANRAIKFLSGGERNRLLLAQLFAKPSNVLVLDEPTNDLDSDTMELLEDLVVNYPGTMLVVSHDREFLNNVVTSTISFEGDGIVLEYAGGYDDYLIQHKKDTTPPFEPPKTEAKPASAAKPAAEKKEANKPRGRKLSYKEQRELDSLPEKIEQLEAEQEELQAKMAEPSFYQKPQDEIKQVSQRLEAVGEELLECLERWEELATIQEAS; encoded by the coding sequence ATGCCACTGATCACGCTGAAGAACGTTCGTCATTCGTACCACGATCGACCGCTGTTTACCGACGTTTCCTTCGTTTTGGAGCCAGGGCAGCGTGTCTGCTTGATGGGGCGTAACGGAGCAGGCAAGTCAACACTGCTGAAGATCCTCGCTGGCGAAGTGGTCCCAGATGATGGCGAGATCGCATTGGCCACCGGCCTGACGCGAGCCCAGATGGCTCAGACGGTGCCGACCGACGATCGAGGAACGGTTTACGATGTGGTCGCCGACGGCGTAGGCGATTTGGCCGAGATCCTTCGCGAATATCATGCCCTGACGCATCAACTGGCAGAGAACCCGACCGACGAAGCAGCGAAGCGACTCGACGAGCTGCAACACGAGATCGACACGCAGGATGGCTGGAATCTGCAGAACCAGATCGAGCAAACACTGACGAAGACCGGGCTCGATGGCGAGCTGGTTTTCCAAAAGCTTTCGGCTGGAATGAAACGCCGCGTGCTACTGGCCCGAGCTTTGGTGAACGAGCCAGATTTGTTGCTGCTGGACGAACCGACGAACCACTTGGACATCGACTCGATCATCTGGCTGGAAAAGCTGTTGATGAACATTTCGTGCTCGATCGTCTTCGTCACGCACGACCGGGCCTTCGCACGTAAGTTGGCAACACGGGTCCTTGATGTCGATCGCGGTCGTGTGACAAGCTGGTCGTGCGGCTACGATGATTTCTTGAAACGCAAAGCCGCATCGCTTGAGGCCGAAGAGAAAGAACAGGCCCTCTTCGACAAAAAGCTTGCTCAGGAGGAAGTCTGGATTCGCCAAGGAATCAAAGCTCGCCGAACACGCAACGAAGGTCGCGTCCGAGCACTGAAGAAGATGCGCGACGAGTACCGCGACCGCCGCAAGCATGTCGGTAGCGTGAAGATGGAAGCGCACGTTGGTGATCGATCGGGTCAGATGGTTTTCAAAGCAGATGACCTGGCCCACCGGTTTGGTGACCTACGAATTGTGAATGACTTTTCCACGGTCATCATGCGTGGCGACAAAGTCGGCATCATCGGTCGAAACGGGATCGGCAAGTCGACATTGCTGCGAATCCTGCTCGGGCAAATGAAGCCAGATAGCGGCCAGGTAAAAGTTGGCACGAACGTGCAGATCGCCTACTTCGATCAGCTTCAAGCTCGGCTCGATCCGGAGCAAACGCTGCGGGAGAACATTGGCGAAGGAAACGAGTTCGTCAAAATCAACGGCAAGTCGAAGCATGTCGTTGGTTACTTGCAAGAGTTTCTTTTCACTCCGGAACAAGCCAATCGCGCGATCAAGTTTTTGAGTGGGGGCGAACGCAATCGATTGCTTTTGGCTCAGCTTTTTGCCAAGCCGTCGAACGTATTGGTACTCGACGAACCAACGAACGATTTAGATTCTGACACGATGGAGTTGCTGGAAGATTTGGTCGTGAACTACCCCGGCACAATGCTGGTCGTCAGCCACGATCGAGAGTTCCTGAACAACGTCGTCACGAGCACTATTTCGTTTGAAGGGGACGGCATCGTTCTGGAATATGCTGGTGGATACGACGACTATTTGATTCAGCATAAGAAAGATACAACACCTCCATTCGAGCCGCCAAAGACTGAAGCTAAGCCTGCATCAGCTGCCAAACCGGCGGCGGAGAAGAAGGAAGCGAACAAGCCGCGTGGCCGAAAGCTTTCCTACAAAGAGCAACGCGAACTGGATAGCCTGCCTGAGAAGATCGAGCAGTTGGAAGCAGAGCAGGAAGAGCTTCAAGCCAAAATGGCGGAGCCAAGTTTTTATCAAAAACCGCAAGACGAGATCAAACAGGTTTCGCAGCGTCTGGAAGCGGTCGGCGAAGAGCTACTGGAATGCTTGGAGCGATGGGAAGAACTGGCCACCATTCAAGAGGCGAGTTAA